The genomic interval AAAAAACGGATTGTATGAACCCAGTTCGCACAATGGCTGTCTAGCTGTACAAACAAGGCTACGGCTTAAACTGTAGTGTTCCCTGCAAGCCAGCCTAGATTTAACTAAATATTTCCAACACCAGCTTCTCCTTCCTGGGTTttggagaagagagagctggGGCAGTTTCCCTGGGAGTAGATAGACCAGGGCAGCTAGACTAGGGCAGAGAGACTGGGGCAGACGGACTGGGGCAGTTAGTCAGGGGCAGTTAGGTGGGGTAGATCCCGACCCCCTACCTCCTGCAGCAGGTCGGCCTGCTCGATGGCCTTCAGCACGTTCTTCTTGGAGGTCTCCTGGGCCTCCCCCCCGAGCAGGAACTCATCCAGGATGAAGTAGGCCTTCTCAAAGTTGAAGATGATGTCCAGCTCACACACCTGTGAAGGAGGGtttgggtgggaggagagagggggggggaggggtgagaggttaTCCTTTGAATAAACCCCAACAGTCGCACAGAGGAAAATGCTGACCCACTGTGATACTAAGTGTTTTGATTATATTTACATTTCActcaaagcgacatacaaaagGTGCATAGAGAATGTACAGCAGAATATGaatatcaaggatcagaagtgcccagttctaacagtattccGCGGTCTGAGTCAAgaaacggtctgtatttacaaGGCACAGTGCGAAgtcaccacatctcagctacccgGCGCAGTGCAACATTGATAATCtcaactacagtgcaacaatagcAAGGCTACTGATGAGGCGTGAGGCAAAATCATTCAAGTCCAGTCATTCAAGGCTTCCCAGAGGGCAGAAACTGACTGAGGTGTAAACATGGGAGGACTCACGCTGCCAAAGTACTTGTCCAGCAGCTCCACATATCTATGAATGATCTCCAGGGTGATCAACTCGTTGTCCTGGTCCTCCACAGCACAGCAGAAGTAAAGGCTGGCGTACCTGCAACAcagggagggcggagggggaggagttagaCGGAGGACAAGGCGGTCGGAGGGAAAGGGGAGAACGAGTCcaactgagagagaaaaaagggggaGATCCGGGAGTGAGACTATCGGCCTCCTCGTGTACATGCATCAACCgggcctgaccccaaccctgaccTCTTGTAGACGATCTTTAGGTCCCTCCACTCCAGGAAGCTGCACATCTTGGGCTTCCTGGCCAGGATTGTCTGGACCAGGTCTCTGGagatcttcttcctctccttgtccGACAGAGGAACATACCACTTCTGCAGACGCAGCTTCCCCTGTCGGCTGAACAGCAGCATAAACTGCATCTGGGAGCGGGAACGGTgggaggacggggagaggatgtgagagaggatgagagggtgaatgtaggagagggagaggatgtgcGAGGTGAAGAAATGAGGAACAGAAGGCCAGAGAAGTGATATAAAAGGAGGAAGCGCATTCACAAAGGATGGGTGTGGAGAAAGTAAGGGAGGAAGAGTAACCGAataagagacaggcagagatgcAGAAGGACGTGGGTGGGGTAATGCCAGTTTCTTAATCCAACAATGACTGGTGTACGAAGTTCGCATGTTGGCATACGAATCACCTGTTCCAGTTACAAACTTCACGGTTGTTTGATTGCCCGTCCTTTAGTCTACAATCAACCTTCACATCTGCACGGCCGCTAACATGTTTAATTCATTGAAGGCAATAATGTGAAACTGActcaggaagcagtgtgttcaTATTTTTCGCAGTTTCATCTTGATGTGAGAATACATCGAATCTTAGGTAGAATGTAACACTTATAAAAACACACAGGATGCAAACACTTTCAATAATGGCTCGGGGACATCATCGCCAGCGCGTACGGCGCTTTTCTTTGCAGCCAGACATTCACCGATTTATCACTATTCAAACAATGCTTCGGGAATCTTACCTTGTAGATTTTCTGCGAATCCACACACTAGAATAGTGGTTGTTTATATCCAATTtagaaagtgttttttttaacaGCTCGCCCTTTCGTCGCACacttgtgtacgtgtgagtggATGTGAGGGGAACGAATGATGTAGTTAGTCGCTTTGCCATTGGTCGAAAGGTTTACTGTCAGGGACTCTGATAGGCGGAGAAATTCCGTTATTCCATCCTTTATTTACGGCGAGGGgagaatgtcaatgggagtcttGGCGATGGCAGAAACACAACATTTCTGAATTGATTCCAGTTCAAGTTTGTTCGTTTTTTTGTCATAAAAACGGACATACACAGAGCAAAACAAAAGATTTCCTGGCTTTCACCGATGATAAAAGGTGTTATAGCTAAATTAGATCAAATcttaattaaaaaatgtagGACACGAGAAATAAGTCATCCGTTAGTTGAAAAAAGTGAGTTTGACTAGTGTATTGAATAGTGTAGGCCTACGATATTCGTCATTATTTTTAGCGTTCATACGTTTAGTGCCCCTATAGGCCAAAGTACGCAATGTTACAATGAAGCATGCATCGGCTACATTGACCCCTTATCAATCAGAATAACTAAAAAAGCATGCTTCAAAATGCGGCTACATTGACCCCTTATCAATCAGAATAACTAAAAAAGCATGCTTCAAAATGCTACCGGATGTTGTAGGACATTCTGGTATGTGTTGCGTACTGTGATAGATATGTCACTATTTGTTTTCTGGCATACTAAATGGCAGTTATGTGGTAATATGGGTATTGGACCGCAACAGAGCGCGGTAATAGCATCACTTCCGCAATGGAAGACCTTCAACGGTAGTTTGCATCACATCTCGCTATCACTCTGCAAGTGCAAAACAACAATACGAGCCTCCAAGGAACCCGGATTTGCAGGGGTAGTGCTCAGTGGCTGGTTTGGCTCAGCTGGGACGAAGCTCTAAACAGGGATGTTACTTGCTAGTCAAGCTAGCATTAGCTGATTGCAGTTGAAATGATGGATTCCCAAACGGTAGGCTATGTTCCAAAAAAACATCGAGATAGGCTTGCTACTAGCTACACTATGTGTACAGTGGATTGTAGAATTATGCAACTCCCATGTTGCTGTTACTGAAACGCGCAGCTGGTGTGACAGATGTACAGACTCTTAAGTGCACTACTGTTCAGGTTGCTTCCCAGGTAACCAGCCGCTAAGACGATGCGAAGTCGCAGTAACTCGGGGGTGAGGCTTGACGTGTTCGCCAGGCTCGTCCAAGAGACTATACTATGTCACCAGGTAAGATATATTATGGCTAGTCTGCTATCGGAGCTGTAATGCAGGGAATTGTAGCTCTAAGTGTGCCGTTTTTCTATATTCGAGTCGTTTATGAAGtattgtctggtctgctcactTTGAACGAGGGTTGGTCATTTCAATGAAAGGAACAACCTGTTCTGCACGTATAAGCTTTAAAAACAACAAAGCTTGAACGAAGGTCAAATGCCTGAAGCTGAACTGTCTTATCTACTCTGCTGGAATCTAGGCACTTCTACTGCAACAAGTGGTTATGTAAACGTGCctttggtgtatgtgtgggggatATATcactgtaattgtgtgtgtctgtgtttttgtgactgtctttctgtgtgtgtgtgtgtgtgtgtgtgtgtgtgtgtatcctgtagAACCCGGTGACAGGCCTGCTGCCTGCCAGTGCCCAGCAGAAGGATGCCTGGGTGAGGGACAATGTCTACAGCATCCTGTCTGTGTGGGGCCTGGGCATGGCCTACAGGAAGAACGCAGACAGGGATGAAGACAAGGCCAAGGCCTACGAGCTGGAGCAGGTGAGCCTTCAGAAGCCTGGGGCTGGAGTAGAGGGTTAGGACAGAGTATTATGGGCTGTTAGACTGTGAAGGAAAGGAAATGTCGCTGGATGTGGGGACTGGAGCTGGGACGAGGGGTGCGAAAGGAGGCTCAGGTGGGCGTAtttggacaggggagagagtatGGTCGGTGTTCTGATGACTCACTCACTGTGTTGTCTCTCCAGAGTGTGGTCAAGCTGATGCAAGGGCTCTTACAGTGTATGATGAGACAGGTAGGAAAGACGCCTAATTATCATCATGGTCATTGTCAGCTGCTGCTGTTATTATGGCTTGCTGTAAACACCCTACCTTGAATGTTGGGCCTTAAAAGTGTGCGTATGTTCCTTgttacgcgtgtgtgtgcgtgcgcttgtTTGGGTGTAGGTGGTGAAGGTAGAGAAGTTCAAGCAGACCCAGAGCACCAGGGATTGCCTTCACGCCAAATACCACACTCCCACTGGTGCCACGGTGGTCGGGGACGACCAGTGGGGTCATCTGCAGGTGGATGCCACCTCCCTCTACCTGCTGGTGCTGGCTCAAATGACagcttcaggtgtgtgtgtgtgtctctgagataGAGAACgcttgtaaatgtgtgtgtgtgtgtgtatgcccgtCAATATGTGCCTGCAAGCATGCAataatgtgtgtgagggggtgcaTGCTAATACCTGTGCTTTGGGCCAGGTCTGCACATCATCTCCAATCTGGATGAGGTGGCTTTCATCCAGAACCTGGTGTTTTACATAGAGGCAGCGTACAAAGTGGCGGTAAGGGAAGCTCCTCATTAAACCTGGTCTCTCTGATGTTGACCGAAAAGAATACcatcattttgtgtgtgtgtgtgcgtgtgtgtgtaggactttgggatgtgggagagaggggacaagACCAACCAGGGCATCCCTGAACTAAACGGCAGCTCCGTGGGCATGGCTAAGGTACTAGAGCACAGAGGTCACACAGCGGGTCAAATAAAGGTCACAGGAAGTTGACACAGAGGCACCGAGTCTCCCATATgaaccccttctccccccttccctctcccctgccttgtGTTACCCGGACCCAGGCTGCTCTGGAGGCCATCGATGAGCTGGACCTGTttggagctcagggaggaccCAAGTCTGTCATCCACGTGCTGCCTGATGAGGTGGAGCACTGTCAGGTGCGCACGTTACCCTCGAAAGGTACACACCCTGTCATGACCGATCTGGctgtcatgctaatgctgtgCGTGTatgctctctgtgtctgtgtgtccagtcTATCCTGTGCTCCATGCTGCCCAGAGCCTCCACCTCTAAGGAGATCGACGCAGGCCTGCTTTCGatcatctccttccctgccttCGCCGTGGAAGAC from Osmerus eperlanus chromosome 21, fOsmEpe2.1, whole genome shotgun sequence carries:
- the ap1s2 gene encoding AP-1 complex subunit sigma-2, whose product is MQFMLLFSRQGKLRLQKWYVPLSDKERKKISRDLVQTILARKPKMCSFLEWRDLKIVYKRYASLYFCCAVEDQDNELITLEIIHRYVELLDKYFGSVCELDIIFNFEKAYFILDEFLLGGEAQETSKKNVLKAIEQADLLQEEAEAPRSVLEEIGLT